From one Felis catus isolate Fca126 chromosome E2, F.catus_Fca126_mat1.0, whole genome shotgun sequence genomic stretch:
- the LOC123382221 gene encoding proline-rich protein HaeIII subfamily 1-like yields MDIKFDNNIRRQRPRPPRLNYKSQQPRARPLTGHPTHTVIAAPAAGRVSTSPFPRGESESESEISPPPSSLRPPPAAAPAAPARDALRGRPTARRPRPCRRPPLPRSPFPVPAASPPRALRPRQPLLAARREPAPPPPPGPGGAPGGGPGVGPRASLAPPRGAARRAGGTGGGPGARGRARWRGRPCRLAGTRGDGAASEPGAGGRCRAGLRAGVCPRAPAGEGARPRSAEGSRSRGGGSSAREDLGVRSPPPVWCGPSEVRPRMPVPPAPCEHLGDAAFTRGWVFTEDLSAPGRAAHTCGRLRTETLPGFGSVRPEWLLAARSELPVPPRKGLPGPAALVRRRPGKVVGGRGRPLLGHTCDWPFGRRERTWG; encoded by the exons ATGGATATAAAGTTTGACAACAACATCAGG CGGCAGCGGCCGCGACCCCCGCGTCTCAACTACAAGTCCCAGCAGCCGCGGGCGCGGCCCCTGACGGGACACCCGA CCCACACGGTAATTGCAGCTCCCGCAGCCGGTCGCGTCTCCACCTCCCCCTTCCCGCGgggcgagagcgagagcgagagcgagatctcccctcctccctcctccctgcgcCCTCCTCCGgccgccgcgcccgccgcccccgcccgggACGCCCTGCGCGGCCGGCCAACGGCCCGCCGCCCTCGGCCCTGTCGGCGCCCTCCGCTCCCCCGGTCCCCCTTCCCGGTTCCTGCTGCTTCGCCGCCGCGGGCCCTCCGCCCCCGTCAGCCTCTCCTCGCCGCCCGCCGcgagcccgcccctcccccgccccctggccCCGGCGGCGCTCCCGGCGGCGGGCCGGGCGTGGGGCCGCGCGCGAGCCTCGCTCCCCCCCGGGGTGCCGCGCGCCGCGCCGGTGGGACGGGCGGGGGACCGGGCGCCCGCGGCCGCGCGCGGTGGCGGGGCCGCCCCTGCCGCTTGGCGGGGACGAGGGGTGACGGCGCCGCGAGCGAGCCCGGCGCCGGTGGCCGCTGTCGGGCCGGTCTCCGGGCCGGCGTGTGCCCTCGGGCACCGGCGGGCGAGGGCGCACGCCCCCGCTCGGCCGAGGGCTCCcggagcagggggggggggtcgtCCGCGAGGGAAGATTTAGGGGTTCGGTCCCCCCCGCCTGTTTGGTGTGGCCCTTCGGAAGTGCGGCCTCGGATGCCGGTCCCACCTGCACCGTGCGAGCACCTTGGAGACGCCGCCTTCACGCGGGGCTGGGTTTTCACTGAAGACCTGAGCGCTCCCGGAAGAGCTGCCCACACCTGTGGGCGTCTGAGGACCGAGACTTTGCCCGGCTTTGGGTCTGTTCGACCGGAGTGGCTCTTAGCGGCCCGTTCGGAATTGCCTGTCCCGCCCCGGAAGGGGCTCCCGGGCCCGGCGGCGTTGGTGCGGCGGCGCCCGGGGAAGGTGGTCGGTGGGAGGGGCCGGCCCCTTCTCGGGCACACTTGCGACTGGCCGTTCGGGAGACGGGAGCGAACTTGGGGGTAG